A genome region from Dreissena polymorpha isolate Duluth1 chromosome 16, UMN_Dpol_1.0, whole genome shotgun sequence includes the following:
- the LOC127862429 gene encoding synaptonemal complex central element protein 2-like, with protein sequence MEKEDSHGHSRQQQKSTEHRTRTSEEDAHNLPAEQCLAKLYAWLQEPMAEKPTAKYIADTAQRLVADLNDKRNIDSQLLESFRQSLEQETARMLETVQQQMYQSYEAQSAMVDQKLQELFACLDTISATEAELNTFRGSLKNLYQEMHAADFSEL encoded by the exons ATGGAAAAAGAAGACAGTCATGGACATTCTAGGCAACAGCAAAAATCTACAGAACACAGAACAAG GACATCAGAAGAAGATGCACATAATCTTCCAGCTGAGCAGTGCCTTGCCAAGTTGTATGCTTGGCTTCAAGAGCCCATGGCAGAAAAGCCAACAGCTAAATACATTGCTGACACTGCACAGCGGCTTGTGGCTGACCTGAATGACAAGAGAAATATTGATAGTCAGCTACTGGAGAGTTTTAGGCAGTCATTGGAACAGGAG ACCGCCCGGATGTTGGAGACTGTACAGCAGCAGATGTACCAGTCATACGAGGCGCAGAGTGCCATGGTGGACCAGAAACTGCAGGAGCTGTTTGCCTGCCTGGACACGATATCAGCCACTGAGGCTGAGCTAAACACATTCAGAGGGTCACTGAAAAATCTCTATCAAGAGATGCATGCAGCGGATTTCTCTGAGCTctga